A region of Eschrichtius robustus isolate mEscRob2 chromosome 19, mEscRob2.pri, whole genome shotgun sequence DNA encodes the following proteins:
- the LDHD gene encoding probable D-lactate dehydrogenase, mitochondrial isoform X3 has translation MCLLLLRSECSTGTMSQCTGRRLCQPDPHGPNPGAESGRLLCGGGARRHPQSPQHPPAGQRPLVPYPGADASLCGMVATGASGTNAVRYGTMRDNVLNLEVVLPGGRLLHTAGPGRHFRKSAAGYNLTGLFVGSEGTLGLITAATLRLHPAPEATVAATCAFPSVQAAVDSTVHILQAAVPVARIEFLDDVMMDACNRHSKLNCCVAPTLFLEFHGSEQALAEQVQRTEEIIRHNGGSHFSWAKEAEERSRLWAARHNAWYAALALRPGCKGYSTDVCVPISRLPEILVQTKEDLQASGLTGTIVGHVGDGNFHCILVVDPEDHEELLRVKAFAEQLVRRALALHGTCTGEHGIGLGKRLLLQEEVGTVGIETMRQLKATLDPRGLMNPGKVL, from the exons ATGTGTCTACTGCTGCTGCGGTCCGAGTGCAGCACGGGCACGATGAGTCAATGCACAG GGCGGCGTCTGTGTCAACCTGACCCACATGGACCGAATCCTGGAGCTGAATCCGGAAGACTTCTCTGTGGTGGTGGAGCCCGGCGTCACCCGCAAAGCCCTCAACACCCACCTGCGGGACAGCGGCCTCTGGTTCCCT aCCCAGGTGCAGACGCCTCTCTCTGCGGCATGGTGGCCACCGGCGCCTCGGGCACCAACGCTGTGCGTTACGGCACCATGCGCGACAACGTGCTGAACCTGGAGGTGGTGCTGCCGGGAGGGCGGCTGCTTCACACTGCGGGCCCCGGCCGTCACTTCCG GAAGAGCGCAGCTGGCTACAATCTCACCGGGCTGTTTGTGGGCTCCGAGGGGACGCTGGGCCTCATCACGGCCGCCACCCTGCGCCTGCACCCTGCCCCTGAGGCCACAGTGGCCGCCACCTGTGCCTTCCCCAGCGTCCAGGCGGCCGTGGACAGCACCGTACACATCCTCCAGGCTGCAGTGCCCGTGGCCCGCATTG AGTTCCTGGATGACGTCATGATGGACGCCTGCAACAGGCATAGCAAGCTGAACTGCTGCGTGGCGCCCACGCTCTTCCTCGAGTTCCACGGCTCCGAGCAGGCGCTGGCAGAGCAGGTGCAGCGCACAG aGGAGATCATCCGGCACAACGGAGGCTCTCACTTCTCCTGGGCCAAGGAGGCGGAGGAGCGCAGCCGGCTCTGGGCAGCGCGGCACAACGCCTGGTACGCTGCCCTGGCGCTGCGGCCCGGCTGCAAG GGCTACTCCACCGACGTGTGTGTGCCCATCTCCCGGCTGCCGGAGATCCTGGTGCAGACCAAGGAGGACCTGCAGGCCTCGGGACTCACAG GAACCATCGTTGGGCACGTGGGTGATGGCAATTTCCACTGCATCCTGGTGGTAGACCCGGAGGACCACGAGGAGCTCCTCAGGGTCAAGGCCTTTGCAGAACAGCTGGTCAG GCGAGCACTGGCACTCCATGGCACGTGCACGGGGGAACATGGCATCGGTCTGGGCAAGCGGCTGCTGCTGCAGGAGGAGGTGGGCACGGTGGGCATTGAGACCATGCGGCAGCTCAAGGCCACGCTGGACCCCCGAGGCCTCATGAACCCAGGCAAGGTGCTGTGA
- the LDHD gene encoding probable D-lactate dehydrogenase, mitochondrial isoform X2 translates to MASLLRAATWGMFSWRGYCSRGKQGELSEGFVEALKAVVGSPHVSTAAAVRVQHGHDESMHRCQPPDAVVWPQNVEQVSRLAALCYGQGVPIIPFGSGTGLEGGVCAVQGGVCVNLTHMDRILELNPEDFSVVVEPGVTRKALNTHLRDSGLWFPVDPGADASLCGMVATGASGTNAVRYGTMRDNVLNLEVVLPGGRLLHTAGPGRHFRVQAAVDSTVHILQAAVPVARIEFLDDVMMDACNRHSKLNCCVAPTLFLEFHGSEQALAEQVQRTEEIIRHNGGSHFSWAKEAEERSRLWAARHNAWYAALALRPGCKGYSTDVCVPISRLPEILVQTKEDLQASGLTGTIVGHVGDGNFHCILVVDPEDHEELLRVKAFAEQLVRRALALHGTCTGEHGIGLGKRLLLQEEVGTVGIETMRQLKATLDPRGLMNPGKVL, encoded by the exons ATGGCCAGCCTGCTCCGGGCTGCAACGTGGGGGATGTTCTCCTGGAGGGGCTACTGCTCCAGGGGGAAGCAG GGCGAACTCAGCGAGGGCTTTGTGGAGGCTCTGAAGGCAGTTGTGGGGAGCCCCCATGTGTCTACTGCTGCTGCGGTCCGAGTGCAGCACGGGCACGATGAGTCAATGCACAG GTGCCAACCTCCGGACGCCGTGGTGTGGCCCCAGAATGTGGAGCAGGTCAGCCGGCTGGCAGCCCTGTGCTATGGCCAAGGCGTGCCCATCATCCCATTCGGCTCGGGCACCGGGCTTGAGGGTGGAGTCTGTGCCGTGCAG GGCGGCGTCTGTGTCAACCTGACCCACATGGACCGAATCCTGGAGCTGAATCCGGAAGACTTCTCTGTGGTGGTGGAGCCCGGCGTCACCCGCAAAGCCCTCAACACCCACCTGCGGGACAGCGGCCTCTGGTTCCCTGTGG aCCCAGGTGCAGACGCCTCTCTCTGCGGCATGGTGGCCACCGGCGCCTCGGGCACCAACGCTGTGCGTTACGGCACCATGCGCGACAACGTGCTGAACCTGGAGGTGGTGCTGCCGGGAGGGCGGCTGCTTCACACTGCGGGCCCCGGCCGTCACTTCCG CGTCCAGGCGGCCGTGGACAGCACCGTACACATCCTCCAGGCTGCAGTGCCCGTGGCCCGCATTG AGTTCCTGGATGACGTCATGATGGACGCCTGCAACAGGCATAGCAAGCTGAACTGCTGCGTGGCGCCCACGCTCTTCCTCGAGTTCCACGGCTCCGAGCAGGCGCTGGCAGAGCAGGTGCAGCGCACAG aGGAGATCATCCGGCACAACGGAGGCTCTCACTTCTCCTGGGCCAAGGAGGCGGAGGAGCGCAGCCGGCTCTGGGCAGCGCGGCACAACGCCTGGTACGCTGCCCTGGCGCTGCGGCCCGGCTGCAAG GGCTACTCCACCGACGTGTGTGTGCCCATCTCCCGGCTGCCGGAGATCCTGGTGCAGACCAAGGAGGACCTGCAGGCCTCGGGACTCACAG GAACCATCGTTGGGCACGTGGGTGATGGCAATTTCCACTGCATCCTGGTGGTAGACCCGGAGGACCACGAGGAGCTCCTCAGGGTCAAGGCCTTTGCAGAACAGCTGGTCAG GCGAGCACTGGCACTCCATGGCACGTGCACGGGGGAACATGGCATCGGTCTGGGCAAGCGGCTGCTGCTGCAGGAGGAGGTGGGCACGGTGGGCATTGAGACCATGCGGCAGCTCAAGGCCACGCTGGACCCCCGAGGCCTCATGAACCCAGGCAAGGTGCTGTGA
- the LDHD gene encoding probable D-lactate dehydrogenase, mitochondrial isoform X1, giving the protein MASLLRAATWGMFSWRGYCSRGKQGELSEGFVEALKAVVGSPHVSTAAAVRVQHGHDESMHRCQPPDAVVWPQNVEQVSRLAALCYGQGVPIIPFGSGTGLEGGVCAVQGGVCVNLTHMDRILELNPEDFSVVVEPGVTRKALNTHLRDSGLWFPVDPGADASLCGMVATGASGTNAVRYGTMRDNVLNLEVVLPGGRLLHTAGPGRHFRKSAAGYNLTGLFVGSEGTLGLITAATLRLHPAPEATVAATCAFPSVQAAVDSTVHILQAAVPVARIEFLDDVMMDACNRHSKLNCCVAPTLFLEFHGSEQALAEQVQRTEEIIRHNGGSHFSWAKEAEERSRLWAARHNAWYAALALRPGCKGYSTDVCVPISRLPEILVQTKEDLQASGLTGTIVGHVGDGNFHCILVVDPEDHEELLRVKAFAEQLVRRALALHGTCTGEHGIGLGKRLLLQEEVGTVGIETMRQLKATLDPRGLMNPGKVL; this is encoded by the exons ATGGCCAGCCTGCTCCGGGCTGCAACGTGGGGGATGTTCTCCTGGAGGGGCTACTGCTCCAGGGGGAAGCAG GGCGAACTCAGCGAGGGCTTTGTGGAGGCTCTGAAGGCAGTTGTGGGGAGCCCCCATGTGTCTACTGCTGCTGCGGTCCGAGTGCAGCACGGGCACGATGAGTCAATGCACAG GTGCCAACCTCCGGACGCCGTGGTGTGGCCCCAGAATGTGGAGCAGGTCAGCCGGCTGGCAGCCCTGTGCTATGGCCAAGGCGTGCCCATCATCCCATTCGGCTCGGGCACCGGGCTTGAGGGTGGAGTCTGTGCCGTGCAG GGCGGCGTCTGTGTCAACCTGACCCACATGGACCGAATCCTGGAGCTGAATCCGGAAGACTTCTCTGTGGTGGTGGAGCCCGGCGTCACCCGCAAAGCCCTCAACACCCACCTGCGGGACAGCGGCCTCTGGTTCCCTGTGG aCCCAGGTGCAGACGCCTCTCTCTGCGGCATGGTGGCCACCGGCGCCTCGGGCACCAACGCTGTGCGTTACGGCACCATGCGCGACAACGTGCTGAACCTGGAGGTGGTGCTGCCGGGAGGGCGGCTGCTTCACACTGCGGGCCCCGGCCGTCACTTCCG GAAGAGCGCAGCTGGCTACAATCTCACCGGGCTGTTTGTGGGCTCCGAGGGGACGCTGGGCCTCATCACGGCCGCCACCCTGCGCCTGCACCCTGCCCCTGAGGCCACAGTGGCCGCCACCTGTGCCTTCCCCAGCGTCCAGGCGGCCGTGGACAGCACCGTACACATCCTCCAGGCTGCAGTGCCCGTGGCCCGCATTG AGTTCCTGGATGACGTCATGATGGACGCCTGCAACAGGCATAGCAAGCTGAACTGCTGCGTGGCGCCCACGCTCTTCCTCGAGTTCCACGGCTCCGAGCAGGCGCTGGCAGAGCAGGTGCAGCGCACAG aGGAGATCATCCGGCACAACGGAGGCTCTCACTTCTCCTGGGCCAAGGAGGCGGAGGAGCGCAGCCGGCTCTGGGCAGCGCGGCACAACGCCTGGTACGCTGCCCTGGCGCTGCGGCCCGGCTGCAAG GGCTACTCCACCGACGTGTGTGTGCCCATCTCCCGGCTGCCGGAGATCCTGGTGCAGACCAAGGAGGACCTGCAGGCCTCGGGACTCACAG GAACCATCGTTGGGCACGTGGGTGATGGCAATTTCCACTGCATCCTGGTGGTAGACCCGGAGGACCACGAGGAGCTCCTCAGGGTCAAGGCCTTTGCAGAACAGCTGGTCAG GCGAGCACTGGCACTCCATGGCACGTGCACGGGGGAACATGGCATCGGTCTGGGCAAGCGGCTGCTGCTGCAGGAGGAGGTGGGCACGGTGGGCATTGAGACCATGCGGCAGCTCAAGGCCACGCTGGACCCCCGAGGCCTCATGAACCCAGGCAAGGTGCTGTGA